CCAGTGATAAATGAGACAGGGGTGCAGAGACAGCTAGATAGTGGTGGGGCCAGGAGTTTTACTAAGgagtgtcaaaatataaagtagtaAAGAAGCCAAAGGGCGTTGatgtatagtatatatataaaagaactTTTTACCAAACTACACAGTATAATTTTCCAACGAAATAGTATCAATTGACACCCCTTGAATACATATGGCTCCGCCACTGCAGCTAGGAAGTTTGCCTAGAAGAAGCAACTCTTGAAAGAGTGCGTAATAGCTCAGTGATTGAGTGCTCTTGCTCAGCAACAATCAGACAAGTGGGGAATGTTGGGGTGAACAGAAAAGTTTGGCTATAGCCGGATCTAAGGTTACTGTAGTAAAGGGGTGGGGGTGCTCATGTTATAGCTTTGGTATATGCATATTAACAAATACCAGGAAAAACATGCCATTTCATATGAATATATGATGTATTCACAATCCCTCGAGCAAGTGTAGTTATTGTGATTAACACACTTCATAAGCTCGGAAGTGTTCCATGATAGGTCTATTAATATATGATCAGCTCAAGTAAGCAGTCAAGCTTGAAAACACCAAATTCAATTAATCCCTGTTAAGTCTAGTTTGGTTTTCTAGCAACTTTGTTAGACTCTGTCGCTCTTATAGTTTTCCTTTTCTCAACACTTGTCTTCTTCTATAAGCTATAGAATGTTAGACGGATTTTGCAGCCCCTTTCTGCAGGAAAAATAGTGTTTTATGTAGCTATTACATgtttgagctgagggtctcccggaaacagcctctctacctccacgaggtagtggtaaggtctgcgtacactctaccctccccagaccccacctagtgggatctcactgggtatgttgttgttgtatgtagCTATTACATGTGCCAAAGAGTATAATCgtattttctaagttttttaCTTACCAAAATACAATCTCTATATATCTCTGGAATAATTAATTGgaaagggtagaggggcgggcccattatccaccgagtttagaaggttgtgattggtccaaagggcgggtcacagacggatttcttggttatcaaaaaaaaagaatcatattTATGTAAGCTTCCTACTTTTCTATATGTCTTGTTTGGGGGGTGGGATGGGGTGGGGTAGGGGGTTCCCTGTTACATATATGGAATATTTAagttaatcaaaataaattcaattttaactttgaacttgtcaataaataaataaaagtttacTTGAAGTATCTCAAGAATTTTCTGTTAGTCTCCATTTTGACTTAAACAAATGTCAATGCTTCTGTATGCTATTGTTGCACATTTTTCAATGCCAGTGATCTTTTCACTATTTGTTGTTCCAATTATGGTCTTTGACTCTGTCAATATAGATTCGTATACTTCTGCTCTCTCTTGTCTAGAGTAACTTACATATTGTTGTGAATCATTAAGCAAAGGAACTCGAGTTCTCTCTCCTTCCCTTCTGTTTGTTCTACTATGACCTCCAATGGCTTTTTGTGTTTTCTCCTTTCTATGTGAATGCATTCTGTGTATTATATTAGGTGTTCAAACTTTGGACTTCTATGTGTCCCTGAACAGAGAATACATTCAgaagatcaagttcaagctaAAACTGCGGGTAACAAATGGAAAGATGACAAAAGCAGTTTGAGTGGTGTTGGAGCAGAAGAAAGTAATGCACATcagaagagaaataaaaagagaaaaagaaaggaagtgaAGGACCTTCGGTTTGATACAGCTGAACTGGGCATTACTAGTTCAAAGAGAAAGGAGCGAAAGAAACAGTAAGAACTGATGCCTCAGCAAAAAGTCCTTCTTTTACTTTCCTGGCTTAGAGATAGTAGTAACCTTTACTTGAAAAGTACTTTTCTATAATATCAGAGGTGAGAGTTGAAGTAGAGGCAGAGCCATTGTTTTATGTCAATTTTAAATGCTTATGCCACATATCTTGTTTAGGAGAACAACTAAACCAACTCTATTTCATGAGGGAAAAGGTTATGCATTTTAATCCCGGCTATTCAAGGGAGTCAAATCCGCTACGTCACGGTTATGGAGCTTGAAGTTCTTAGGAGTGTTCCTGGACCAGGAGCCATTAATTAATAATGTATGCTATCAAAGAATGACTAAGATCATTGGGTAGTAAGGGGGTTGATTTGCTGAGGCTGGGGGTTATTCTATGACAACTTTGACTCAAATCAAATTCAGTGTTAATTTAGCGACTAACCTTTGAACACCATTACCTGTTTTCTCTAGTTTAATAGATTATATGCTTGTTTCTCCTATTACTGAGAAGCAGCTGAGGTATTTTTTTCCAGATAACTTTCTACTCCTTGACGCAACAAGTAGTTGATCATTGTTCTACCGTCTATGTGTATGTGCGCACTGTATTCCTttcaatatcatattttataaGCAATCTGGGTAATCAAGCAACTTCTGTTGTAAGCAAATGAAAAAGGATTCACCCAAATTAACCTTTCTTTGCTGAAGCAAATGTAATAAGGATTTCACATACGATACTCATTTTGTGACATGTttcatttctcattttttttcttttttttttttagtgttttttggTTCTGAGGGGTGGGGGACTGGTTTCAGGCATTGCATTGTCTACAGGTTGTTACCGAATGGTTTTAATTTGGATGTATGCAGGCGTTTGGCAGAAATGAAGAAGAAGCACAAAAAGGCCAATACTGATGAACACATGGAATTTTCTGGCCgtgaagaaataaaatttggtgAAGTCGTTGAAGCTCCACCTAAGCTTGCAGTTCCAAAGGTACAGCTGGATAGTTGTATACTGTATTTATACACACTCGCATTGACATGAACTTTGCCTATGCTTATGACATTGACCTTGTATACACTGATATTCATATGGTAAAACGTACTTGTGTTCTCATTATGAAGGCATTCAAGAATAATGCACATGATGCTTCAAAAGAAAGACTTCGATTGCAAGCAGTTGAGGCCTTTAGGCAGCGGAAAGGATGAACATCAAGACTGGGGCTTCAGATTTCTCCACCAATCACCGAGACTCCATTGGTATAGTTATCTCAGAGACAACTAGCTGGATGGGTACATGATGTCATGCAAAATATCTACACTTGTGCACCATATAATATCCAAAGTAGAAGTAAGGTAATACTTGTCACGGAAAAAGTTAACAGCgagaaaaatggaaaaggaattGGAGACTCGGCTTAATTATACAGTATATGAGTCTTTCTTGTAGTTTATTTGTATACACAAGTCATTCTACATTGAAatcctttttaatttaaatgTGACTCGTGTTCTGGGAGGCTTCTGTCTTGACTCATATAGAGAGCATTGTTAACTCTGGTATTCTCCCCTGAGACGGGGTTGACCAGTCGGAGCTGGGTGATGGGGGGGTTTGCATGTAAGGACGTAAGATTATGAAACacgaaaaaaaagaagtgaaaatgAAAGCAGACAGTTAAGTTTGTGTGCTATGAATGGGTTATAGGTCTTATTTGATGCTGAGAAGTGAGAACCTAACAGAAGTTGAAGGTGGCTGGCTTACATCAAGCTTGTGTCTTGAAATTCACCTCAATTTTTATACTAAGAAGTGATTAATTACATCATCAGCAACTATTAGAAATACTATTATTAACCTCTAATATTTTTCTTGagcattttaaaataaattcaatcataataaataTCATCACATTATTCATTAAACCCAAAATTATTAGAGgcggaaaagaaaaaaaaatactatcttTTATATAGAAAACTAGATAAACGAATTGAAACGGAGTGAGTAGCTCCTAGTATGTCATGAAGAATGTCTTGTAGTGCTAATTTGAAAGATTGACtatcattttctttctcttgtAACAATTGTTTGCCTATTGCTTTTTGTATATTTGCCCCTTTGTATTGACGCAATACATCAATCAGGATTGTTCAGCACAAGAATAGTAAGTACCTCATGTTCTGCTGGCTACTTGAAAACCATGCTGTTCAGTGTGCCAGACAGTCAAGACATTTAGGCGTTGGAAGAGCCTGTTATCCATATGATTTTTGTGCGCTTACACTACAAGTTATAATTTAATATCTAGTTTGTGTTAACCCGTAACCGTGGTAGATTTATTTGAGATAAACATCAGTCAGTTGGTGActtttatcaaaattaatacGAAGAAATACCCGTCTTTTTAATCATCAAACTGCTGGATGTGGACTTTTAATGAGGTGTTTAGTTACTTAAGGGTAAAGGAGGGAGAAATTCACTAGTTTATGTCCCTCCCTCCCATTATTATTTGGAACAAGTCGAAGGGTTAAAGAGATATATTTTGTCCATTTGTCCTTAAAGGGGCTAAAAAAGCAGGCTTGGATAGGTATCTAGCAGAACCTTTCACTTGTACTCCTATATATCTCCCACCCTTCTGCTCTCTTTGAAACAGACTGTAAATGATTTGACTTTTCCAAAGTGGAAAAGAATGTGATAAAAAATGGAACTTTTCTGCTGCCAGAGATCATTGATCAGTGGAACTCTTTGCTGGCCTATTTCAGAGTTCATATAACATGCAAGGTGGATGGCTATGTTGCTTGGACCCTGCACCTATATTGGATTCTTCAATAATGCTCTGCTTTTGAGGATTCGACATGCACCTGTCga
The DNA window shown above is from Solanum stenotomum isolate F172 chromosome 6, ASM1918654v1, whole genome shotgun sequence and carries:
- the LOC125868420 gene encoding uncharacterized protein LOC125868420, with the translated sequence MRMSNDNLKALKPVSSLSPLSRPPSPTHSRPAPSQQQQRAAAAAILATEEAQHLKKLIQDYTASFIKVEDKRIHSEDQVQAKTAGNKWKDDKSSLSGVGAEESNAHQKRNKKRKRKEVKDLRFDTAELGITSSKRKERKKQRLAEMKKKHKKANTDEHMEFSGREEIKFGEVVEAPPKLAVPKAFKNNAHDASKERLRLQAVEAFRQRKG